From Nitrospirota bacterium:
ATATTGGTTCGAGAGAAAAGCTCGAAAAAGTCGCCGCTTCCGCGAAAGCTAAAAAAATTCCAATCCGGATAGGAATTAACGCTGGATCTTTAGAAAAAGACCTTCTTGAAAAATATGGTTATCCTAAGGCTGAAGCCATGGTTGAGTCTGCGTTTAGAGCCTTGCATATATTAGAAGAAATGGAATTTTATGATACCAAAGTGTCCTTAAAAGCGTCTCATGTCGCCCTTGCGGTGGAAGCCTATCGTCTCTTTTCGGCTAAATCTGACTATCCGCTTCATCTGGGGGTAACCGAAGCCGGGACCCTTTTTACGGGATCGATTAAATCTTCAATCGGGTTAGGTCTGCTCCTTTCCGAAGGAATTGGCGACACGATCCGGGTCTCTTTAGCGGCGGATCCGGTCGAAGAGGTCCGCGCCGGATTTGAAATTTTGAAGGCGCTTGAACTACGCCACCGCGGTATTAACGTCATTGCCTGTCCCACCTGCGGACGGTTGGAAATTGATGTCATCAAGCTGGCAAATGATGTTGAAAAAAAACTCGGCCATATTAGAACACCCTTGAATATTTCTATTCTTGGGTGTGTGGTAAATGGCATTGGTGAAGGGATGGAAGCGGATGTCGGCATTGCGGGAGGAAGAGATTCCGCGATCCTCTTTAAAAAAGGGGAAATTGTCCGAAAAGTCAATGCCGATGAAATTTATGATGTTCTGATTGAAGAAGCCATTGAAGTCGCCAAAGAAAAAGAAGCTCAGGAAGTCAGGCATCCCGCCAGAAATTAATATCCGGTTTCTTTTTAAGTTTTATCATCCGAAACTTTCGAATTGTAGATCAGCCCCTTTTATTGTACTATCTCTCCTTTAGGAAAAAGAAATCATGCCGACCTATTTTACCCGATTTTTTATCCCAACTTTGCGAAACGATCCCGGTGATGCTGAAGTCATCAGCCATAAGCTGATGCTTCGCGCCGGGATGATCCGAAAAGTCGCCGCTGGAATTTATAATTACCTCCCTTTAGGATTAAGGGTGATTCAAAAAATCGAAAAAATCGTGCGAGAGGAGATGAACCGCGCGGGAGCCCTTGAGCTCTTAATGCCGGCGGTGATCCCCGCTGAACTGTGGAAAGAGACCAAACGATGGGATTTTTACGGAAAAGAACTCCTTCGTATTAAAGACCGGAATGACCGTGAGTTTTGTTTTGGCCCGACCCATGAGGAGGTCATCACCGACCTCGTTCGAAATGAAATCCGTTCCTACCGTTCGTTGCCCATTATTTTTTATCAGATTCAAACCAAATTTCGCGATGAAATCCGTCCCCGGTTTGGCCTGATGCGCGGGCGTGAGTTTATCATGAAAGACGCCTATAGTTTTGATCAAACCTTCGAAGCGGCCCAAAAAACGTATGAGATCATGTTTCAAACCTATACCCGGATTTTTCAGCGCTGTGGTTTAAACTTCAGGGCGGTCGAAGCCGACACCGGCGCCATTGGAGGCTCTTCCTCCCATGAATTTTCTGTTTTGGCTGATAGCGGAGAGGACTGTCTGGTGATCTGCCATGCCTGCGAATATGCCGCGAATATCGAGCAGGCAGAAACCCGGCCGCCTCAATTCGGAACGGGTGAGGAGAAAACAGAAAAGCCGATTGAAAAAGTTACCACGCCGGGTAAAAAAACGGTGGCTGA
This genomic window contains:
- the ispG gene encoding flavodoxin-dependent (E)-4-hydroxy-3-methylbut-2-enyl-diphosphate synthase, with protein sequence MNKPRRKTKRINVGGIPIGGDAPISVQSMTTTNTDDVKATATQIHQLENAGCEIVRVAVPDHPSARVLSKIREQIKIPLIADIHFDYQLGLIALEEGVDCVRLNPGNIGSREKLEKVAASAKAKKIPIRIGINAGSLEKDLLEKYGYPKAEAMVESAFRALHILEEMEFYDTKVSLKASHVALAVEAYRLFSAKSDYPLHLGVTEAGTLFTGSIKSSIGLGLLLSEGIGDTIRVSLAADPVEEVRAGFEILKALELRHRGINVIACPTCGRLEIDVIKLANDVEKKLGHIRTPLNISILGCVVNGIGEGMEADVGIAGGRDSAILFKKGEIVRKVNADEIYDVLIEEAIEVAKEKEAQEVRHPARN